taaatcctaataaaaaatatttaaaaaacctATCAAATATGCATGTAGCATTAGCAAAATAAATGGTTAAGAATAAAAGATTAAAGACATGCAATGAAAATGGGTGAAATGAATAGACAGAGGTAATCTAAATGTACATTGATAGAATCACCTGCAGCTATTTTATAATTAAGTACTAACCAGAAATAGAAGCATTATCTCTCTGTGACTCAACTGAGAACTTGTTTCTTCAATTTCACTAAGAATTGAATCTAGCACATCATTGGAAACCTTAGAATCAgctcttgaagctattgaacaCATTCTTTCTTCAATAATTCCATCAACAATATTAGCTAACTTCACAAAATAATTGGTCATCCTTGCATGAACACCTTGTGGGTCAATTGGACGAAGAATGGGAAAGAAATCTGCAATGTTTGGCTTTCCAGCATCCTCCATGGAACCCTCAATAATACTCTTAAACTCTCGAGACTTTTCATCAGATGTAGAGTGAGACAAATCCATAGAGAAGAAAGTGTTTGAAATTGAATTGAGGACAGTTGAGAAAATAGCCTCACCAAGATCCAGAGGCTCACCTTTGCTGCTTTTCTCCTTTACAAAATCCAACAATTCTTTCAGCTTTTGTTGACGAAGGACTTTTGTGGAGTCAAGCACTTGTGGGGAAAATACTTTAGTGGCACAAACTTTTCTAAGCTTCCTCCACTTAGCATTTGTGGGAAGCCACCCAATTGAGATTTTGTGATTGTCAGATACTTGAGCTGAATGAGGGATTGTCCTACTAGAAAAGATTTGGCCATGCTCTTGCAACACTTGTTTGGCTAATTGTGGAGAAGAGATGACTATGGTGGTTATGGTGCCTAGTTTCAATGTCATGATGGGTCCATAAATCTTTGAGAGTTTGGTGAGTGCTATGTGTGGATTTCTTCCAAGTTCTAAGATGTTTCCTATGATAGGAAAGGGGCGTGGCCCTGGTGGAAGATTGGTAGAATTTTGTGTTTGGTTGTATAATAATTTAAGAATGAAGAAAGTGAGAATACTTGCACACACTAAGGTAATCAGAGGCAGATCCATGGCTGATTCTGATTGTTATCTCTCCCTTTGAAGAAACAGAGAAATACCACAGATATATTTGGGGGGATTAAGATATGGCACACAAGTACACCACATAATTTTTTTCCTAATCCTATTTGGAGATAAGGTCAACAAAATCATGCTGTGCAAATCCTAACTGCACAGTGCACACGTACAATTAGTTTTATCTTTGTGGTTTGAGTTGCTTTATATTTGCCTTTTGATTTCATGAGTGTTCCATAAAAGTGGCTAATTTTTTTGTCCGTAAGTTTTAgaaataacttatttataatttgGATTTCTTTTTTCCTCTGTTAATAGAAAAGTTAGAGATAAGGTACAATCAGTTGATATAGTaaacttttttttcaaaaggtGTTTGGAATAAATATCTAAAGGTTAACCAATGACACTTACATCATGTGAGAATAAATATGAAGGACCGTTACGTAATGCagatacataaaaaaattaaaaacaaacataCTCACTCAAATAAACAAGTCGATACATCCAACTGAAGCGCAAAACCCTAGTACTTTGTTTGGATGTATGGGCGAAAATGAGATAGAGAAATAATAGAGGAAATAATATAAATGGAGAGAATAAAACAGAAAAATGAGATAAATTTTTAAGTTGTTTGGTTTGAGACAAAAACAAAAGAGAATGAAAGGAAAAGAGAGTAATGAAAATGAGTGATATATATTTACTCTTTTACCCTTTATATGTAAATTTTACTAATAATTTAtatctaattttttaaaatatattaaactttTAGTGCTTTTTAACATATGAAGTTCTATCTTGGAGTTGCTTAATAATGGTGCAGATCCAAGTAGGTTCACTTAGACTTTCCTTTGCCTGATTCCTAAGGTCAAGAAGCCTAAGTATGGTAGTGAGTTCAAACCTATATCTCTTTGCAGTATTATGTTTAAGAACATTGCTAAAACAATTgcaaataagctgaaaataatcCTTCCCCAGATTGTGATGCCATATCAAAGTACTTTGTGTCGGGTAGATTGGTAACGGGTAATGCTTTGATAACTTTTAATACTTTTCACtctatgaagaagaaagtgactGGAAAACATGGGTATTGAATGGGGTTTTCTAAAGACGGTCATGACAGTAATGGGCTCACCTTCTTAGATGATTAATACAGTAATGGCAAGTGATTCCACTGCTTCTTTCTCGGTTCTGCTGAATGGTTGCCCAGACAGGTATTTCCAGGCTACTAGGGGTTTGAGGCAGGGGATCCCCTTTCACCTACCTTTTTTATTCTCTGTGCAAAGGTTTTCTCTCGGCTTCTCACAAGGGCTTGGGAACGGGGTGTCACTCATGGTATCAGTATTGTTAGCAAGCCCCTGAGACTTGTTTTTTGCGGATGATATTATTGTCTTTTTTCGGGCAAACCCGCAGGATTTAGATTCAATCATACAGATGTTGACCGAGTATCAACAAGTCTCTGGCTAGCTGATTAACTTGGATAAATCAGAACTTTCTTTTAGCCGAAATGTTCCAGAATATAGTAAGCATGCCCTTCCGGGAAGATGGAAAATTAATGCTATTGAAAGCCACTCCAAGTATCTTGGTTTGCCAACATTTGTGGGGAGGTCTAAGAGGCAAGTTTTCAACTTTGATCAAGATCAGGTTTTGAAAAAACTTAAGGAGTGGAAGGAAAAGTTCTTACATCAGAGGGTAGACAATTTCTCATTAAACGGTGGCTCAAGCAATCCTTACTTATATTATGGAGTGTTTCTCCTTGCCAGAGGGCTTGTGTAATCATATTGAGAGCATGATCAGTCAGCTCTGGTGGGGGAGCAAAAATGGGGAGAGGCTGGTTCATTGGGTTAGTTGGGATGCCTTGTGTAATCCAAAGAAGAAAGAGTTATAGGGTTTAAGAATTTCCAAACCTTAATGATGTTCTTTTGGAAAAGCAAGGATGGAGACTCATTCAACTCCCAGATTCGCTCATGGCTGATACTTCCCGAGAAAGCAATTTATTCATGCTGGCCAAGGATACATGCCGAGTTATACATGGCGTAGCATCCAACAAGAAAGTTGGATTATCCAATATCCATAGAGGATCTTTATGGAGGGTTGGTAATTGTTGGAGTATTAATATATGGGAGGATAATTGGCTGCTTAGCCAAAATGGGTTTAAATCCTGGTCACAGAAGCCTCAAGATGAACTTATCTCATGTGTTTGAGCTTATTGACAGAGAAAATAAGTAGCGACATGAGGAAGTTATGCGGCTCTTTGTGTCATTTGAAGCCACCCAAATCCCTCAAATCCCGCTGCTGAACACGGCTATGGAGGATAGCCTGGTATGGGCAGCGGACAAAAGGGGGTTTTCCTCTGTAAAGTCTGCTTACCGACGCTAAAATGGTCGGTGATCTTAGTGTCGGTCACTTACCGACGCAAAACATTTAAGGGCGGCCGTTATGTAGGTCGCTGATTTTAGCGTTCGCTTGAACCGACACTAATTTGCAGAAAGCCGACGCATCTTTCAAATGAGTGTTTTTTTCATTGTCGTGACTGACATTAAATCCAACCTCTAAATCAGGCTATTCTTGTAGGGGGTAAATGGACATTCAAAATAAAAGCTACACACTGAAAAACTAGGGGTTTTGATTTTTTCCCACACACTAtctttttcatctcatttttactCTATTTTATTCCTATCTCGCTACTTTTTCTATCAAAGAAACAGAATATAATCAAAGAAAACAGAATAAAGTACATAACATCTTTGAGAGAAACTCTGAACCAGCAAAGCATTAAGCTATTGAAGATATAATggctaagaaaaaaaataagaactatgTAATTCATGAATTGTAAGGATGATAGGTTTAAGCGGGTTTATTCAAGGAGAAGGACCCAGGAgtaattagtaattagtaaGAGGACTGGATTGTAATAAGCTGTTAGTTGTTAGCTGAATCTGTTAGTTTGTTAGCTGACAGCTGGCAACAGCTGTAAGCAGTTAGAGTCAGTTACAGTTGTCAGTTGCATCTGAATAGTATAAATAGGTAGATTGATTGTAGAGGAAGGCATTGAAGTTAGAGTTTCATTCTGATTGTGGAATCAGAGAGAGATCGAGGGATCTCTAGGTTGAACCCTAACTTTGTGTTCTTCCCCAAATTTCCCAGTTTTTTCCCAATTTCACTGTAAATCCCTAATTCCCCTGTTAAAGCTCAGATTGAGCAATTGCATTGTACTCTCTTCTCAGTTCAATAAAAGTATTTGATTTACCAGTGTTAtcactggtatcagagcaccattCTTGGTGCCTGAGGGTGAACCCACGCGATTTCTGCAACTCTGAATGGTTACGACAAGAACCATGGCAAGAAGCGATGGAAGCTGGAGCCAGGAGAGGGATGAATTGCGACAGGAAACAGAGGGCTTGCGCACTCGATTGGAGTTGACTGAGGCGCGAACCAAGGTGGCAGAGGATCTCATCGCGTCGCTGCGAGCTAGGCTGGAGGTTCGTGATCGCGAATCCGCTGGAGAAGACGAAATCGAAGGCAGTAGGAGTAGAGAGGAACGAGATCGAGTTCCTAGCAAGAATCGTTGGAGGAAATTGGAGATTCCAATTTTTTCTGGATCTGATGCTGTTGGTTGGACACAGAAATTGGAACGCTACTTTGCACTGAGGGAAGTGACTGAAGAGGAAAGAATGCAAGCAACCATGGTGGCTTTGGAGGGACGAGCTCTCAGTTGGTACCAGTGGTGGGAGCGTTGCAATCCAGCACCATCTTGGGAAGCTTTCAAGCTGGCAGTGGTAAGAAGATTTCAACCCTCTATGGTTCAAAATCCTTTTGAATTACTGTTATCTTTGAAACAATTAGGTTCTGTAGATGATTATGTTGAGGAGTTTGAAAAATATGCTGGTGCTTTGAAAGAAATTGACCATGATTTTGTGAGAGGAATTTTCCTCAATGGACTCAAGGAAGAGATTAAGGCTGAAGTGAGGCTTTTTGAATTGAATACTCTTCCTGAGGTTATTCAGAAGTCTTTGCTGATTGAACAAAAAAATTTGGCTGTCACTAAGAAAAGTGGAGGGTTTGTGAGATCTGTAGGTTCCTATAGAAGCAACAATTACAGTAAAACTGTAACTTTGGAACCTCAAAACAATGGAGAGCATAAGCAGGAAAATTCTGTTGGAACTTCTAGGAATGGGCCAGCTCCAGAAGCAAGCAGGGCAAGAGTTGAGGGCTATAAGCCTTTGACTGCAGCTGAAATgaaggaaaagagagagaaaaacctTTGTTTCAGGTGTGATGAACCTTTTAGTAGAGAACACAAGTGCAAGAATAGGCAGCTTAGAATGCTACtcttggaagaagaagaagaggatttGGAGGGGGGAGAATTTGAAGATGCTTTATCCGGAGAGTTTAATTCTTTGCAGTTATCTCTCTGTTCAATGACTGGTTTTACTTCCCACAAGTCATGGAAAATGAAGGGCAGTATACAAGACCAAGCAGTGGTGGTTCTCATAGATTGTGGAGCTTCACATAGTTTCGTTTCTAAGAAGCTGGTTAAAGAGTTGTCATTACCAGTGGAAAACACACCATCTTACACAGTGGAAGTTGGGGATGGCTATAAGATTGGTTGTAAAGGGAAGTGTTCTAATCTGAAATTgatgatacaatccttagaagTCACTCAAGATTTCTACCTTTTTGGCCTCAATGGAATAGATCTGGTACTTGGTCTGGATTGGTTAGCTAGTTTAGGGGATATTAAAGCTAACTTTAGCAAGATGAGGTTGTCAttgaagaaggatggacactgGTTTACTTTGGAAGGAGATTTTCAGATTGGCTGGCACACAACTGAAATTGAGCACCtcatatcatccacaaactgatggccAAACTGAGGTGGTCAATAGGTGCTTGGAGACATACTTGAGGTGTTTTGTGGCCCTAAACCCAAGCACTGGCTGGACTGGTTATCCTGGGCAGAATTTTGGTTTAATACCAATTTCCATGGTTCTGCAGGAATGACTCCATTTAGAGCTTTATATGGGAGGGATCCCCCTATTCTTCTCACGGCTGGAGCTATTCCTTCAAGAGTGGAGGAAGTCAATCAATTGTTTTTGCACAGGGATGCTATCTTGGAAGAGTTGAAGGGGAATTTAACTAAGGCTCAGAATCAGATGAAGGTGCAGGCTGATAAGCATAGAAGAAATGTGGAATTTAAGGAGGGGGACTGGGTGTATCTCAAGCTGCAACCTTACAAATTAAAGTCTCTAGCTTCTAGACCCTTTGCTAAGTTAGCCCCAAGGTTCTATGGGCCTTATCAAGTTCTGAGTCGGGTGGGACCAGTAGCTTACAAGCTAGAGCTGCCACCACAAGCTAGAATTCATGCAGTTTTCCATGTATCTCTCTTAAAGAAAGCTTTGAAGCCAGATCAGCAACCTCATCCATTGCCTCCTATGCTCAATGAGGAGCTGGAATTAGAAGTACTTCCTGCTGAAGTGAAAGCTACAAGAGAGGATGCTTTTGGCAACTTGGAAGTCCTTGTGAGCTGGGACACTTTGCCATCTTGTGATAATTCCTGGGAGTCAGCTGCTAAGATACAAGAACTCTTCCCTTCTtttccccttgaggacaaggtcaaACTTTTAGGGGGAAGTATTGATAGGTTTAAGCGGGTTTATTCAAGGAGAAGGACCCAGGAgtaattagtaattagtaaGAGGACTGGATTGTAATAAGCTGTTAGTTGTTAGCTGAATCTGTTAGTTTGTTAGCTGACAGCGGGCAACAGCTGTAAGCAGTTAGAGTCAGTTACAGTTGTTAGTTGCAACTGAATAGTATAAATAGGTAGATTGATTGTAGAGGAAGGCATTGAAGTTAGAGTTTCATTCTGATTGTGGAATCAGAGAGAGATCGAGGGATCTCTAGGTTGAACCCTAACTTTGTGTTCTTCCCCAAATTTCCCAGTTTTTTCCCAATTTCACTGTAAATCCCTAATTCCCCTGTTAAAGCTCAGATTGAGCAATTGCATTGTACTCTCTTCTCAGTTCAATAAAAGTATTTGATTTACCAGTGTTATCAAAGGATATAAAATTTAAGTACTAACCAAAAACAAATGCAATATCTCTTTGCAGCTCAGCGGAGAACTTGTTTCTTCAACATTATTGCAAAGAAGTGAATCTAACACATCATTGCACACCTTGGACTCAGTTCTTGAATACATTCTTTCTTCAATAATACCATCAAAAATCTTCaataatttcatgaaataatgGGACATCTTGGCATGAACACCCTGTGGGTCAAGTGGACGAAGAATAGGAAAGAAATCTGCAACGTTGGGTTTTCCAGCATATTCCATGATTTTCCAGATAATGTTCTTAAACTCTTGAGACTTTTCATCACATGTAGAGTGAGTCAAATCCACAGAGAAGAAAGTGTTTGAAATTGAATTGAGGACAGTTGAGAAAACAGCCTCACCAAGATCCAAAGCCTCACCTTTGTTGCTTTTCTCCTTTACAAAATCTAACAACTCTTTCAGCTTTTCTTGACGAAGAACTTTTGTGGAGTCAAGCATTTGTGTGGAGAATACTTTTGTGGCACAAACTCTTTTAAGGTTCCTCCACTTAGCTAATGGGGGAAGCCACACAGCTGAGCATTTTTGATGTTCAACTGCTTGAACTGCATGTGAGACTATCCTACTAGAAAAGGTTTGGCCATTTTCTTGTAACACTTGTTTGGCTAATTGTGGAGAAGAGATGACTATGGTTGTTATGGTGCCTAGTTTCAGTGTCATGATGGGTCCATAAATCTTTGAGAGTTTGGTGAGTGATATGTGTGGATTTGTACCAAGTTCTAAGATGTTTCCTATGATAGGATATGGGCGTGGCCCTGGTGGAAGCTTGGAGGAATTTTGGGTTTGATTGTATAGTAATCTAAGGATGAAGAAGGTAAGAGTGCTTGCACAAACTAAGGTAATCACTAGCATATCCATGGCTGGTTCTGATTGTTATCTCTCCCTTTGAAGAAACAGAGATATATTTAGAGATAAGGTGAACATATATTTTCATATACGGCGGCTACCTTTTAAAAATTCAATCCGGGTT
This is a stretch of genomic DNA from Lotus japonicus ecotype B-129 chromosome 1, LjGifu_v1.2. It encodes these proteins:
- the LOC130728171 gene encoding cytochrome P450 76T24-like isoform X2, with the protein product MDMLVITLVCASTLTFFILRLLYNQTQNSSKLPPGPRPYPIIGNILELGTNPHISLTKLSKIYGPIMTLKLGTITTIVISSPQLAKQVLQENGQTFSSRIVSHAVQAVEHQKCSAVWLPPLAKWRNLKRVCATKVFSTQMLDSTKVLRQEKLKELLDFVKEKSNKGEALDLGEAVFSTVLNSISNTFFSVDLTHSTCDEKSQEFKNIIWKIMEYAGKPNVADFFPILRPLDPQGVHAKMSHYFMKLLKIFDGIIEERMYSRTESKVCNDVLDSLLCNNVEETSSPLSCKEILHLFLDLFVAGIDTTSSTVEWAMAELLRNPNKLAKAKEELCEVVGEDAPLEESHISKLPYLQAVVKETFRLHPPAPFLLPHKCDEVVNISGFQVPKDAQVFVNVWAMGRDPTIWENPNMFEPERFLKCEINFKGNNFELIPFGAGKRICPGLPLAHRSVHLMVAFLLHNFEWKLADGLTPENMNMVEHFGLTLKKMQPLRVQAISVKDN
- the LOC130728171 gene encoding cytochrome P450 76T24-like isoform X1, with translation MDLPLITLVCASILTFFILKLLYNQTQNSTNLPPGPRPFPIIGNILELGRNPHIALTKLSKIYGPIMTLKLGTITTIVISSPQLAKQVLQEHGQIFSSRTIPHSAQVSDNHKISIGWLPTNAKWRKLRKVCATKVFSPQVLDSTKVLRQQKLKELLDFVKEKSSKGEPLDLGEAIFSTVLNSISNTFFSMDLSHSTSDEKSREFKSIIEGSMEDAGKPNIADFFPILRPIDPQGVHARMTNYFVKLANIVDGIIEERMCSIASRADSKVSNDVLDSILSEIEETSSQLSHREIMLLFLDLFVAGIDTTSSTVEWAMAELLRNPNKLAKAKEELCEVVGEDAPLEESHISKLPYLQAVVKETFRLHPPAPFLLPHKCDEVVNISGFQVPKDAQVFVNVWAMGRDPTIWENPNMFEPERFLKCEINFKGNNFELIPFGAGKRICPGLPLAHRSVHLMVAFLLHNFEWKLADGLTPENMNMVEHFGLTLKKMQPLRVQAISVKDN